The bacterium genome contains the following window.
GGCCCAGCTCGTAGAGATCAGAGAAACGGTCAGGGAGATTGAGGTTCCGCGATACGTCGAGGGGCCGGCGACGGCGGCGCCGAGTGCGCCGAAACCGGTGCTCTTCGAGGGTGTTCTAGACGACGATCTCCTTGGGTACGGCGTACCACCCGAGTGGCTTGAAGAGGTCCGCGGAGCCACAGAAGACACGATCTTGGAGCTAGCGGACCATCTGCCAGGCGAGGCGGCCGAGGCGTTGCTGGAGCTGGCGACGGGAAGCACTCCTGTGCTCCCGGTTCACGCTAGCGACGAGGTGGATCCGTTCGCTCATCCGGATGCGCAGCGGCGCTTCCGGGTGATGACGAACGCGGAGGAACTCGAGAGGGCGCTCGAGTACCCGTGGGAGAAATGGACCGTCTTTCTCCATCCCGCGCAGCGGGAGCTCGTCGAACGTGCGTACTCTGGTCCCGCCAGGGTCTCTGGGTCTGCTGGCACAGGCAAGACCATCGTCGCCTTGCACCGCGCGGTCCACCTCGCGCGGGAGCATCCGGAAGCGCGTGTCCTACTCACGACATTCTCGGAGATTCTGGCCAACGCGCTCCGGGCGCGCCTCAAGCGGCTGATTGGGAATGAACCTCGGCTGGGCGAGCGGCTGGAAGTCCATTCCATGAGTGGGATTGGGATGAGGCTCCACGACGCCAACTTCGGTCGAACGAACCTCGCGAGCGAAGAACAAGTGAAGGGTCTGCTCCTTGAGGCCGCGAGCGGGCTGGAGAACCAGCGGTTCAGCCCCCACTTCCTGTGGATGGAATGGTCAGACGTCGTCGATGCCTGGCAGCTGAGAAGCTGGGAGGACTACCGAGACGTCCGGCGGCTTGGCCGCAAGACCAGATTGGCGGAGAAGCAACGCGCAGCGCTCTGGACCCTGTTCGAGGGTGTCCGAGCGGCCCTGGACGATCAGGGGCTCCTCACCCAGGCGGATGTATTCGGAAGGTTGGCGGAGCAGGTGGGTAAGGCGAAGCATCCTCCCTTCGATTTCGCCGTGGTGGACGAGGCCCAAGACATCGGTGTGGCCGAGCTTCGCTTCCTTGGGGCTCTCGGCGGCGGCCGGCCTGATAGCGTCTTCTTCGCGGGTGATCTGGGCCAGCGCATCTTCCGCCAGCCGTTCTCGTGGAAAGCTCTTGGCGTTGAGATCCGGGGGCGCTCGGCGACCCTTCGGATCAACTACCGGACATCGCACCAGATCCGGATGCAGGCGGACAGGCTGCTCGGTCCGGCCCTCGCGGACGTGGACGGGAACCTGGAGGACCGCCGGGGGACCGTCTCGGTGTTCAACGGGCCCGCCCCGATCATCCAGGTCCTTGGCTCTGCGGAGCAGGAGCGGGAGGAAGTCAGCTCTCGCTTGCAGGGCTGGCTGGCTGAGGGACTTGAGCCCCACGAGATTGCCGTCTTCGTCCGATCAGATGCGGAGCTTCCCAGGGCTCAGGCGGCCGTCGATGCACTGGACGTGCCGTCCCAGGTCGTTGGCGACCGGATGGAGACCACGCACGGGAAGCTGTCCATCACGACGATGCACTTGGCCAAAGGGCTCGAGTTCCGGGCTGTCGCCGTGATGGCGTGTGACGATGAGATCGTGCCCCTGCAGAGCCGGATTGAGGGGGTCGCGGACGACTCGGACCTGGAGGACGTCTACCAGACCGAGCGGCACCTCCTGTACGTCGCGTGCACCCGTGCTCGGGACCATCTGCTCGTGACGGGCGTTGACCCGGCGTCTGAGTTTCTGGATGACCTTCAGGGAGACGCGGGTCCGGCAGAATGAGCCCCTAGAACCCGGGGCCGCTGCGGTTGAAGGGAAGGGTGCTTAGGTCTCCCGATCTTCCCCACGCAGGCTGAGTGCGATCGGGTCGCCCTTGCGCCCGACCTCGAGTTATTCGACAGGTACGGTGAGGCTAGGCTTGTAGCCCCCGCCTTCAAGGCCCTCGAAGTCGAACTCGTACAGGGTGATGTGTCCGCCGCCCTTGGCGAGCTGGCCGAGCATGAACATCAACGCGTTCGGCGCGGCGGCAAAGATGTGAAGTCGCGCCGCGCGTTCGCGGATCGAGCGAGCCTTCAGGCGGCGGGCGAGTTCGTCAGCGATTGCGATTGCGTGGTTCGAGTCGCGAACCGCGCTTTGGCCGGTCCCTTCGCGGGGTTGGGCGGCGATGATGCGGCCGATCCCCGGGGACGATTCCGTTAGGAACTGCTCGACGTCGGGCGTGACGTCGTGGGTGATGCCGAGGGCAAGGGCTACGTCGTCGCCTTCGCCAGCCGAGATTTCTTGGATCGAGAGGTCCGCGCCTGCTGCTTTGCCGCCGGTGGCCGTTGACCAAACCTGCACACCGCCTCGAGAGCTTTGCACGAGGCTAATGTCAAGCCCTTGTTTTGCGTCGAGAAGGTAGCCGGCGACAAAGGCGAGGCTGGCGTGAGCATCGAGGTGTAGCCGAAACACACGGTGTGCAGCCACGATCCGCCGAAAGAACTCGTCCATCCTTGCGTGAACTGAGCCCCAGGACTCGTCAGGGAGAAGGAACCGTCCGTCGAAGGCGTCGAGAAGACAAAGTAGATCATCCGACTGGTTAGCGAGCTCAACGCCAGGGCGTTTGAAGCTGCGTACTCCGACAGTGTGCGGCGCCGGTGAGGGAGGCGAGATCTCTGTGGCAAGGCCCGCCTGCTCGCACTCCCTCATGAGCGAATCGGCCGAGAAGTAGTAGGTCCCCTCTTGATGAAGCTTCCAGATGAGGTCGTCGTACGGTGCCACAGCACCCTCGCCCCTGGTCGCTCGAAGGCCCACGGCCGGGAGTAGGCGGTCGAGCTCGTCTTGGACGCGTCGCAAGTCTGGAGCCGCAGACCAGATGCGGAGGGGCCGAAGGAGCTCGAAGAGCTCTTGGTCGGACGCAAGCTCGAGGTGCTCGCGCCATCTGGTGCGGAGCTTCCCCATCGCAGATCGAGCTCCGCCACGCTGAAGGAGCGACATTCGGATTGCTCCGCCCTGACTGTTGTCTACGAGTTTCGCCAACGGGTCGTCGCGGGCGACTGGATAGGTCGAGACGAAGTGAAAACGAGCATGGGCCACGCGCTCGCCGAGCTGGTCACGCAGCTTCTGCATGCGGCCAAGAAGCGAAATCGCGGTCGCTCCAATCTCCGCGGGATTCGTCAGCGTCTCAGCGGTCAGAGCGCCGGTCTGGTCAACATGGAACTTCACCTGAAAGTAGTCGAAGGAAAACAGGTCGCCGAACTCTCCGCGCTGTGGCTGAGCGTGTTCGATTACAACGTCGTCGAACCCAGGAATGTCGGGGACGTCAAATCCGATTCGCGCGACGGTGCCATCGCGGTGTAGCAGCGCTGTCGCTGCCTGCAGCCAGAAGAAGCGCGCCTGGTAGTCAAGGCCCGCTTGGATCGGGTCGACGCTTCGGCTCAATTCTTCGCACCGTACCCCTGCGCCGCCAGATTGGGGCGAACACTAGCAAGGCGCTCCCCGACGGCTCGACGAGGAGAGGGCAGACGTAGAGCTCGCGAACAGCTACTCAAGGGTGCTCCTCCCGAAACGGCGGCGTTGGCGCCAGGCCGTCGGCGACCGCAAGGGCACGCGTAGGCGTCACAGGGTGATTCGGATATGCGTCGAGGGCGATTGCGGGCAGCAGGCGCTGGACAAGGTCCGAGAAGGTGAAGCCGTAGTCTCTCCCGTTCTGGCGACCAGTTGCAGCGACGATCGCATCGATCTGCTGCGGGGAGAAATCTAACGGAGAGAGCGCATTTGCGAGGACTGCCCGTCGCTGGGCTGCGTTGGGCCGCTGGAACGTCAGTACATCGGCCGCGCGGCGTCTCACTGCCGGGTCAAGAGCACCAAGACGGTTCGTGCACATGATAACCGCTGCGGGCGCCTTGCTGTTGGCGATCCGGTCCACGCCGCGGATGAACGCATTCACCCCTGCGCGGTCCTCGTGGTGCATTTGCGCGTTCTCCCGCGATTGGGCTAGGGCGTCGGCCTCGTCAACTAGGAGGATGACAGCTCCGCGTGCGGTACCGGAGGAGGACATGAGCTTGCGCGCCTCATCGAGTGTGGCGTCGAACGCTGCGGAGAGAAGCTTCGTCATCTCGCCCACTCGCCCTTGACCTCGCGTCGAGAGGCTGAGCGGTAGGAGGGTGATGTCGATCTTCTCCTGGCGCGCAACCGCATCGCCGATGGTCTCGGCGAGCTCCGTCTTTCCTGAGCCTACGTCGCCTGCGAGGACGATTAGCGGGGGACGCGACAAGACCACGTCGAGAAGTGCACCAGCGTGCGCGTGATGCTGTTTGGCCCAAGTCGCGAGACCCTGCGGGTTCACAAGAAGGCCGAGGATCTTGGTTAGGCGGTCCTTGTGGTCGTCGAGGCCGACAAGGCGCCCAAGCCTCTCCTGGGCGTCGCTGTCGGGAAGGTCGATACGATTCTCGAAGAGGTCGTCGAAGGAGAGATCGGACGACATCACGAGGCCTTCACGCTTTGCCGATCAAGCGACCGGCCGCCTGCGGAGTAGATTCGATCGGAACGCAGGACCCCGTTCACGGCGGGCTCCGGGGCGGATCCGCGCGTGATAGGGAGCTTTGACTCGAAGGTCTGCTGGTCGGCCGAGGAGAGCTGGTCCCATGCCGCGCTGTAGGTCAAGTAGCTGTAGAACGTGGCGCCGCTCGTATCGGCTCCGGGGCGAACGCGCCCCGGGTCATCATCGTCGGTGGTTGACCCGGCGAGATCGTGCGCGGTGTACCGGAGCGACGGCTCGATGAACGCTCCATCCCTGCGGAAGCCGTAGGTGACGGTCCCGAGATAGCCCTCCCTGAGGAGCTGAGTGACTTCGTCTTGGTAGGCGGTGATGGCGGCATCGCTGGGCTGGCCGTAGAAGCGCTG
Protein-coding sequences here:
- a CDS encoding AAA family ATPase; this translates as MSSDLSFDDLFENRIDLPDSDAQERLGRLVGLDDHKDRLTKILGLLVNPQGLATWAKQHHAHAGALLDVVLSRPPLIVLAGDVGSGKTELAETIGDAVARQEKIDITLLPLSLSTRGQGRVGEMTKLLSAAFDATLDEARKLMSSSGTARGAVILLVDEADALAQSRENAQMHHEDRAGVNAFIRGVDRIANSKAPAAVIMCTNRLGALDPAVRRRAADVLTFQRPNAAQRRAVLANALSPLDFSPQQIDAIVAATGRQNGRDYGFTFSDLVQRLLPAIALDAYPNHPVTPTRALAVADGLAPTPPFREEHP
- a CDS encoding UvrD-helicase domain-containing protein, translating into MDLRIADTFTESLAKLTGEEQKAVKTTAFDLQLNPANPGMKFHRLDRAKDKDFWSVRVSRDIRVIVHKTSGSLLLCYVDHHDAAYRWAERRKLERHPKTGAAQLVEIRETVREIEVPRYVEGPATAAPSAPKPVLFEGVLDDDLLGYGVPPEWLEEVRGATEDTILELADHLPGEAAEALLELATGSTPVLPVHASDEVDPFAHPDAQRRFRVMTNAEELERALEYPWEKWTVFLHPAQRELVERAYSGPARVSGSAGTGKTIVALHRAVHLAREHPEARVLLTTFSEILANALRARLKRLIGNEPRLGERLEVHSMSGIGMRLHDANFGRTNLASEEQVKGLLLEAASGLENQRFSPHFLWMEWSDVVDAWQLRSWEDYRDVRRLGRKTRLAEKQRAALWTLFEGVRAALDDQGLLTQADVFGRLAEQVGKAKHPPFDFAVVDEAQDIGVAELRFLGALGGGRPDSVFFAGDLGQRIFRQPFSWKALGVEIRGRSATLRINYRTSHQIRMQADRLLGPALADVDGNLEDRRGTVSVFNGPAPIIQVLGSAEQEREEVSSRLQGWLAEGLEPHEIAVFVRSDAELPRAQAAVDALDVPSQVVGDRMETTHGKLSITTMHLAKGLEFRAVAVMACDDEIVPLQSRIEGVADDSDLEDVYQTERHLLYVACTRARDHLLVTGVDPASEFLDDLQGDAGPAE
- a CDS encoding SAVED domain-containing protein; the protein is MRRVQDELDRLLPAVGLRATRGEGAVAPYDDLIWKLHQEGTYYFSADSLMRECEQAGLATEISPPSPAPHTVGVRSFKRPGVELANQSDDLLCLLDAFDGRFLLPDESWGSVHARMDEFFRRIVAAHRVFRLHLDAHASLAFVAGYLLDAKQGLDISLVQSSRGGVQVWSTATGGKAAGADLSIQEISAGEGDDVALALGITHDVTPDVEQFLTESSPGIGRIIAAQPREGTGQSAVRDSNHAIAIADELARRLKARSIRERAARLHIFAAAPNALMFMLGQLAKGGGHITLYEFDFEGLEGGGYKPSLTVPVE